The following coding sequences are from one Triticum dicoccoides isolate Atlit2015 ecotype Zavitan chromosome 4A, WEW_v2.0, whole genome shotgun sequence window:
- the LOC119284762 gene encoding uncharacterized protein LOC119284762 — protein sequence MPLRRLLAGENSIFRRPGHSTICLPDGQYIDVYTDDDGTLVTGGSEGRPPRPVQEIFADIRRRQAAAEDASRRLHYPQRRPQPRPPSDAASTTQLPPTPSTPLHSTIRIRCSRPPATPSPPLHRQLQPPQPEPIPYAPGKPRPFTLTDLDAIRRRVADASKEFAHSDYAVGDGQLFTDVDEISRRVADVRMEVACSDIQTRPYDRPQPPQCEYPSYDVPEQLETPLLEPKNTNTSSSSTQPEALTHDILPVSRQSSPPIFARNPSGWHIQFFIRIDVEGSFHTYPSLGGPFQSLQEAENAITSHLDELRSPMMCTDGLSDAEIGILHALHWPDGTRKKSSKGNAEHRNISLLVQALLDKYNEDHHLLGDFEYELDDVVIFREFVEGEKVTRFYHINLATKTKGEDGLHSGVNNLFFAEVRQIKGENVYVLSCLCMVKPTDSGQCYGCLSYGNVDLKHPVDTDKYKGGHTAPRSPCCGFDLRCDVIPGLDVPECIEDEEARLVKEEARLRYIYKCPAPAKLDGARVRACLAKREDAGLTKGECGQGSAKYIVPARRRLLV from the exons ATGCCGCTCAGACGACTCCTCGCCGGCGAAAATTCCATATTTCGTCGGCCTGGCCATTCCACGATTTGTCTTCCCGATGGCCAATACATCGATGTCTACACTGACGACGATGGGACTCTCGTCACCGGCGGATCGGAGGGCCGGCCGCCACGGCCTGTCCAAGAAATCTTCGCCGACATCCGGCGCCGTCAGGCGGCCGCTGAGGACGCCTCCCGTCGCCTCCACTACCCGCAGCGTCGTCCACAACCCCGTCCACCATCAGATGCGGCCTCCACGACCCAACTACCTCCAACCCcctccactccactccactccaccATCAGAATCAGATGCAGCCGACCCCCTGCAACCCCTTCCCCTCCCCTCCACCGTCAGCTGCAGCCTCCACAACCCGAACCCATCCCCTACGCTCCAGGCAAGCCTCGCCCCTTTACACTCACCGACCTGGATGCGATACGTCGACGCGTAGCAGATGCATCTAAGGAATTCGCCCACTCCGACTACGCTGTCGGGGATGGACAACTCTTCACGGACGTCGACGAGATATCTCGACGCGTAGCAGATGTACGCATGGAAGTCGCCTGCTCCGACATCCAGACGAGGCCCTACGATCGGCCGCAACCTCCACA GTGCGAGTACCCTTCTTATGATGTGCCTGAGCAGTTGGAAACGCCACTGCTAGAGCCAAAGAACAccaacacttcatcttcctccacaCAGCCAGAGGCGCTAACTCATGACATCTTGCCAGTGTCAAGGCAATCGTCTCCGCCTATTTTCGCTCGCAATCCTTCTGGTTGGCATATACAGTTTTTCATCAGAATAGATGTCGAGGGTTCTTTCCACACGTATCCTAGTCTGGGCGGGCCATTTCAGAGCTTGCAGGAAGCTGAGAACGCTATCACTAGCCATCTTGACGAGCTGCGCTCTCCAATGAT GTGCACAGATGGGCTTTCGGATGCTGAGATTGGTATATTACACGCCCTTCACTGGCCTGATGGCACAAGGAAGAAATCTTCTAAAGGCAATGCGGAACATAGGAATATCAGCTTATTGGTTCAAGCGTTACTGGACAAATACAATGAAGATCACCATCTTTTGGGG GATTTTGAATATGAACTTGATGATGTTGTTATCTTCCGAGAATTTGTTGAGGGGGAGAAAGTGACTAGGTTCTATCATATCAATCTGGCTACAAAAACCAAAGGAGAAGATGGTTTGCACAGTGGCGTCAACAATCTATTTTTTGCTGAAGTCAGACAAATTAAAGGAGAAAATGTATATGTACTCAGTTGTTTATGTATGGTTAAACCTACTGACAGTG GCCAATGCTATGGTTGCTTGAGTTATGGAAATGTTGATTTGAAGCACCCTGTTGATACTGATAAATACAAAGGTGGCCACACTGCCCCGCGCTCACCATGTTGCGGTTTTGATCTACGGTGTGATGTTATCCCTGGCCTAGATGTACCTGAATGCATCGAGGATGAGGAGGCTAGGCTGGTGAAGGAGGAGGCTAGGTTAAGATATATATACAAG TGCCCTGCTCCGGCAAAATTGGATGGTGCAAGAGTGCGTGCTTGTTTGGCAAAGAGAGAGGATGCTGGTTTGACCAAGGGAGAGTGTGGCCAGGGAAGCGCGAAATACATTGTGCCTGCTAGGCGTCGTCTGCTGGTTTGA